The following coding sequences are from one Halomonas sp. HAL1 window:
- a CDS encoding LysR family transcriptional regulator, which translates to MTDLIILRDFLALCETKSFSRTAEHRHVSVSGLSRRIQGLEEWAGSALFERRKGELVLTEAGQSLQMVASQALSAFDRFRHSVADDINDQKRRIRFCSPHIMAAIFFPLWMPRLQEQFTQAKFSIDANTLPECLAALDQGEADYVAALFDGEHLIARRLGVESDSYTSIELDTESLIPVSAPNAAGQPLFNLHAAGGSPLSFLNYSQECHLGWSLSAMLVNQGLNLQQHHDAGLADSLRHMTLSKLGVAWLPYSLVREDLGAKRLVRAGGSAFDVPLKIILLRRTAPLAAEAQRLWDGLLEMKNVRTFSDVV; encoded by the coding sequence ATGACTGATTTGATAATCCTGAGAGATTTCCTGGCCCTTTGTGAAACCAAGAGTTTTAGCCGCACGGCTGAGCACCGGCATGTTTCGGTGTCAGGATTGAGTCGTCGTATTCAAGGTCTTGAAGAGTGGGCAGGCAGCGCGCTGTTTGAGCGGCGTAAAGGGGAGCTAGTGCTGACGGAAGCAGGGCAAAGCCTGCAAATGGTAGCTTCACAAGCGCTTAGTGCTTTTGATCGATTTCGCCACTCCGTTGCTGATGATATTAACGATCAGAAAAGGCGGATACGATTTTGCTCACCACACATTATGGCTGCGATATTTTTTCCCCTCTGGATGCCCCGCTTACAAGAGCAGTTCACACAGGCAAAATTTAGCATTGATGCCAATACATTGCCGGAGTGCCTGGCCGCTCTCGATCAGGGAGAGGCCGACTATGTAGCGGCGCTATTCGATGGTGAACACCTTATTGCAAGGCGCTTGGGAGTAGAGAGTGATAGTTACACTTCAATTGAGTTGGATACCGAGTCTCTCATCCCTGTTAGCGCGCCAAATGCCGCAGGTCAGCCACTGTTTAATTTACATGCTGCAGGTGGCTCCCCGCTCTCATTTTTGAATTATTCCCAAGAGTGCCATTTGGGCTGGTCGCTGAGTGCGATGCTTGTGAATCAAGGGTTGAATTTACAGCAACACCATGATGCTGGTCTTGCGGATAGTTTGCGTCATATGACGTTATCAAAACTGGGTGTTGCGTGGCTTCCCTATTCGCTAGTGCGAGAAGACCTCGGGGCTAAGCGGCTTGTTCGAGCAGGAGGTAGCGCTTTCGATGTGCCATTAAAAATTATCCTGCTGAGACGAACAGCGCCCCTAGCAGCAGAAGCTCAGCGGCTATGGGATGGGCTGCTGGAAATGAAGAATGTGAGAACCTTCTCTGACGTGGTTTGA
- a CDS encoding ester cyclase, giving the protein MNKRDLEATYRDYITCLNNQDWTSLDQFVHNDAHHNGKRLGVDGYRAMLEADYEQIPDLHFNIVLLAVDSPHVACRLRFDVTPKGSFLGLAVGGKKVTFCENAFYLFSDNKIREVWSVIDKAAIEAQLG; this is encoded by the coding sequence ATGAACAAACGTGACCTGGAAGCAACCTACCGTGATTACATCACCTGCCTCAATAATCAGGATTGGACGAGCCTTGACCAATTCGTGCATAACGATGCCCACCACAACGGTAAGCGCCTAGGCGTTGATGGCTATCGCGCCATGCTGGAGGCCGATTACGAGCAGATACCTGATCTTCACTTCAACATTGTGCTTTTGGCCGTTGACTCACCCCATGTCGCGTGCAGGCTTCGGTTCGATGTAACCCCGAAAGGTAGCTTTCTCGGCCTTGCGGTGGGTGGCAAAAAAGTGACGTTTTGCGAGAACGCGTTCTACCTCTTTAGCGATAACAAAATTAGGGAGGTCTGGTCGGTGATTGATAAAGCCGCGATTGAGGCTCAGCTTGGTTAA
- a CDS encoding zinc ribbon domain-containing protein YjdM, with product MSCPPCPHCQSELVYQDQSLFICPECAHEWNPAETEAEDTVTVKDAHGTLLAEGDKVTMIKDLKVKGSSLVLKVGTKAVIKRLMDSKDHQLDCKVDGVGDMMVTAHFVKKA from the coding sequence ATGTCGTGCCCACCTTGCCCCCATTGCCAATCCGAACTCGTCTATCAAGATCAAAGCCTGTTCATCTGCCCCGAATGCGCCCACGAATGGAACCCTGCTGAGACTGAGGCGGAAGACACCGTGACGGTAAAAGATGCTCATGGCACGCTGCTAGCGGAAGGCGACAAGGTAACGATGATCAAAGACCTCAAGGTCAAAGGCAGCTCACTGGTACTCAAGGTGGGCACCAAAGCCGTTATCAAGCGGCTCATGGATAGCAAGGATCACCAGCTGGACTGCAAGGTCGACGGCGTCGGCGACATGATGGTGACCGCCCACTTTGTGAAAAAAGCCTGA
- a CDS encoding DUF3541 domain-containing protein codes for MKKLFSLVVVLVLAGCAAMEPHAERDVQREAGLAIQEIYEQALPTLSEDKQRHFAQRLYRLTGEQRWRALNHVYGKRLLARLEEDIVGLAEPGYAAARSRAIVADYSQRTAKQRARRAMLGEWGEIAFARGLLFRLVQAEYHGLLPTIENQERALDYQAEVDWAAFLTDPAVIGIYAAQVSNQAYFLHQLGVMDLRREVESAFRRHYPPDRVAGLDDAEYRNWLYGLTHFVIADSRYYQRKVDPEVHAWVLEALERETANILARATADIQAEVALAFLLADREDHPLVGRVREALVAAVDPASGIIPSSSGEKGLAGGEHRNVLAIMVLRWPGRLHPGPDLSDALGGRSAECCT; via the coding sequence ATGAAAAAGCTCTTTTCGCTGGTGGTTGTGCTGGTGTTGGCTGGCTGCGCCGCCATGGAGCCGCATGCGGAGCGTGACGTCCAGCGCGAGGCCGGTCTGGCCATCCAGGAGATCTACGAGCAGGCGCTGCCGACGCTGTCCGAGGACAAGCAGCGCCACTTTGCTCAGCGGCTTTACCGCCTGACTGGCGAGCAGCGCTGGCGGGCCCTCAATCACGTTTACGGCAAGCGTCTACTGGCGCGACTCGAGGAGGACATCGTCGGCCTGGCCGAGCCCGGGTACGCGGCTGCCCGCAGCCGGGCGATCGTTGCCGACTATTCGCAGCGCACGGCCAAGCAGCGTGCCCGGCGCGCCATGCTGGGTGAGTGGGGGGAGATCGCCTTCGCCCGGGGGCTGCTGTTCAGGCTGGTCCAGGCCGAGTACCACGGCCTGCTGCCGACCATTGAGAACCAAGAGCGGGCGCTGGACTACCAGGCAGAAGTTGACTGGGCGGCCTTCCTGACCGACCCCGCGGTGATCGGGATCTATGCCGCTCAGGTGTCCAACCAAGCGTACTTCCTGCACCAGCTCGGCGTGATGGACCTGCGCCGGGAGGTGGAGTCGGCCTTCCGACGCCACTACCCGCCTGATCGAGTCGCCGGGCTCGACGACGCCGAGTACCGTAACTGGCTCTATGGCCTGACCCACTTCGTCATCGCTGACAGCCGCTACTATCAGCGGAAGGTGGACCCGGAGGTGCACGCTTGGGTGCTGGAAGCGCTAGAGCGGGAGACGGCCAACATCCTGGCTCGGGCCACGGCCGACATCCAAGCCGAGGTGGCATTGGCCTTCCTGCTTGCCGACCGCGAGGATCACCCGCTGGTGGGACGGGTGCGCGAGGCGCTGGTGGCGGCAGTGGACCCGGCCAGCGGCATCATCCCCTCGTCCTCTGGGGAAAAGGGGCTGGCGGGTGGTGAACACCGCAACGTTCTGGCGATCATGGTGTTGCGCTGGCCGGGCCGCCTGCATCCCGGCCCCGACCTCTCTGACGCGCTTGGCGGGCGCTCAGCCGAATGCTGTACATAA
- a CDS encoding GNAT family N-acetyltransferase has protein sequence MHYRTMTINDYDAAIALWSESEGVRIRDADSREGIEKYLLRNPGLSFVAEVEGELVGTIMAGHDGKRGYVQHLSVSNAHRRLGIATRLVSLCLEALKNEGIQKSHLMILPENEAAQTFWASQGWAYRSDILLYSFVNGDNHNV, from the coding sequence ATGCACTACCGCACCATGACCATCAACGACTATGACGCCGCCATTGCCCTATGGAGCGAGAGTGAAGGCGTGAGGATTCGAGACGCCGATTCACGGGAAGGTATCGAGAAGTACCTGCTGCGCAATCCCGGCCTGAGTTTTGTGGCCGAAGTAGAAGGGGAGCTGGTGGGCACGATCATGGCGGGCCACGATGGCAAGCGCGGCTATGTGCAGCACTTGTCGGTATCAAACGCCCATCGCCGGTTAGGCATCGCCACACGGCTGGTTAGCCTTTGCCTGGAAGCATTGAAGAACGAAGGTATCCAAAAATCACACTTGATGATTCTTCCCGAGAACGAAGCCGCCCAGACGTTTTGGGCAAGCCAAGGCTGGGCGTACCGATCCGATATTCTGCTCTATTCGTTTGTTAATGGAGATAACCACAACGTTTAA
- a CDS encoding transposase DNA-binding-containing protein, with amino-acid sequence MGQHWVNEEMTGCDLGDARLNQRLAVMLEALGDRPDKSLPTAFQDWANTKAAYRFFANENVSEDKILEGHFAASALRIQATDGPILILQDTTEFSFKRSSPEKIGFINESTGRKMKEGRHLKHTVCGLLMHASLAITTEGLPLGLTAAKFWTRNKFKGTEALKRKVNPTRVPIEQKESMRWLDNLQRSTELAGSPERCVHIGDRESDIFELFCLAQDLGTYFLIRSCVDRLAEEGGTTISQVMAETQVSGTHDIHFRDKRGNQQQATLSVKHAKMTVCPPIGKQKKYPKQKLGIIFAEEKNPPEGRSL; translated from the coding sequence ATGGGACAACACTGGGTGAACGAGGAAATGACTGGCTGCGACTTGGGGGACGCGCGACTGAATCAAAGGTTGGCTGTCATGCTGGAAGCACTCGGTGATCGGCCAGACAAATCACTACCCACCGCATTCCAGGACTGGGCCAATACCAAGGCCGCCTATCGCTTCTTCGCGAATGAGAATGTCAGCGAGGACAAGATTTTGGAGGGACATTTTGCCGCCTCTGCTTTGCGCATCCAAGCCACCGATGGCCCCATATTGATCCTGCAGGATACAACCGAATTTTCCTTCAAGCGCTCGTCACCTGAGAAGATTGGTTTCATCAATGAATCAACCGGGCGCAAGATGAAAGAAGGACGGCACCTTAAACATACCGTCTGCGGGCTTTTAATGCACGCTAGTCTGGCTATCACAACGGAAGGGCTGCCCTTGGGCCTGACAGCTGCCAAATTCTGGACGCGGAATAAATTCAAAGGCACAGAAGCTCTCAAGCGCAAAGTTAATCCGACCCGCGTACCCATCGAGCAGAAAGAAAGCATGCGTTGGCTCGACAACCTGCAGCGTTCTACTGAGCTTGCAGGTTCACCTGAACGGTGCGTGCATATCGGTGATCGCGAGAGTGACATTTTTGAACTCTTTTGTCTGGCTCAAGATCTTGGCACTTACTTTTTGATCCGCAGTTGCGTTGATCGTCTCGCCGAGGAGGGAGGCACTACGATTTCTCAAGTGATGGCCGAGACTCAGGTCAGTGGAACACACGATATTCACTTTCGTGACAAGCGAGGCAATCAACAGCAGGCGACCCTATCGGTCAAGCATGCAAAGATGACAGTTTGTCCACCGATTGGAAAACAGAAAAAATACCCAAAACAGAAGCTTGGTATTATTTTTGCAGAAGAGAAAAACCCGCCCGAAGGGCGTTCCCTATAA
- a CDS encoding transposase: MSTDWKTEKIPKTEAWYYFCRREKPARRAFPIIWKLATNLPVATHADAVQKLIWYSRRWNIETFFKTLKTGCRIEDIRLATADRLANCIALCCVVSWRISWLTILRRQSSTTSPAAVFTDIERALLDRSMPSNRQGTRRDTAFYMTAVARLGGYLDRSSDPLPGSTVLWRGFIRLADLVAGFQAANPDASSTCG, translated from the coding sequence TTGTCCACCGATTGGAAAACAGAAAAAATACCCAAAACAGAAGCTTGGTATTATTTTTGCAGAAGAGAAAAACCCGCCCGAAGGGCGTTCCCTATAATCTGGAAGTTGGCCACTAACCTTCCCGTTGCCACTCACGCCGACGCAGTGCAAAAGCTTATTTGGTATTCACGGCGTTGGAATATCGAGACATTCTTCAAGACGCTGAAAACGGGTTGCCGCATTGAGGATATACGTCTCGCTACCGCAGATCGACTTGCCAACTGCATTGCGCTCTGCTGTGTCGTGTCCTGGCGAATATCATGGTTGACTATACTGCGGCGCCAATCCTCAACGACCTCTCCTGCAGCTGTTTTTACTGATATTGAAAGAGCTCTTCTCGACCGATCAATGCCGTCAAACAGACAAGGCACACGACGCGATACAGCTTTTTATATGACCGCTGTCGCTCGCCTGGGTGGTTATCTGGATCGCTCAAGTGATCCTCTCCCAGGATCCACCGTTCTATGGCGAGGCTTCATCCGCTTAGCAGATCTCGTTGCTGGATTCCAAGCTGCCAATCCAGATGCATCATCGACTTGTGGGTAA